The following are encoded together in the Pygocentrus nattereri isolate fPygNat1 chromosome 3, fPygNat1.pri, whole genome shotgun sequence genome:
- the LOC108413644 gene encoding microtubule-associated protein 1A-like isoform X3 translates to MEEREKILEEREKLLNRKEMNLREREKHLDGRETCLEQREKHLDGRETCLEQREKHLDGRETCLEQREKHLDGRETCLEQREKHLDGRETCLEQREKHLDGRETCLEQREKHLDGRETCLEQREKHLDGRETCLEQREKHLDGRETCLEQREKHLDGRETCLEQREKHLDGRETCLEQREKHLDGRETCLEQREKHLDERDIRSDRKELYLQQRDKRLDERETRLERREKCLDEKETRLPERDLRLLEREKHLERTERTWLYERESTQAKSALRERWKELRQRGGEQRESETEEKRTLQNLLLKKRPVAEAQFVGSAVKFMPGE, encoded by the coding sequence atggaagagagagaaaaaatcttagaggaaagagagaagctTCTGAATCGGAAAGAAATGAATTTACGGGAAAGAGAAAAGCATCTGGATGGGAGGGAGACCTGTttggaacagagagaaaagcatcTGGATGGGAGGGAGACCTGTttggaacagagagaaaagcatcTGGATGGGAGGGAGACCTGTttggaacagagagaaaaacatctggATGGGAGGGAGACCTGTttggaacagagagaaaagcatcTGGATGGGAGGGAGACCTGTttggaacagagagaaaaacatctggATGGGAGGGAGACCTGTttggaacagagagaaaaacatctggATGGGAGGGAGACCTGTttggaacagagagaaaaacatctggATGGGAGGGAGACCTGTttggaacagagagaaaaacatctggATGGGAGGGAGACCTGTttggaacagagagaaaaacatctggATGGGAGGGAGACCTGTttggaacagagagaaaagcatcTGGATGGGAGGGAGACCTGTttggaacagagagaaaaacatctggATGGGAGGGAGACCTGTttggaacagagagaaaagcatcTGGATGAAAGAGATATTCGCTCAGACAGGAAAGAGCTCTATTTACAACAGAGAGATAAGCGTCTGGATGAAAGAGAGACCCGTTTGGAACGAAGAGAAAAGTGTTTGGATGAAAAAGAGACTCGTCTGCCAGAAAGAGATCTTCGTttgttggagagagagaagcatctggagagaacagagagaacatggCTCTATGAAAGAGAAAGTACTCAGGCAAAATCAGCCctgagagagaggtggaaagagTTGCGACAGAGGggaggagagcagagagagagtgaaactgAAGAGAAAAGGACACTACAGAATCTACTGTTGAAGAAACGCCCTGTTGCAGAAGCTCAGTTTGTGGGATCAGCAGTAAAGTTTATGCCTGGTGAGTGA
- the LOC108413644 gene encoding microtubule-associated protein 1A-like isoform X1, with protein MEEREKILEEREKLLNRKEMNLREREKHLDGRETCLEQREKHLDGRETCLEQREKHLDGRETCLEQREKHLDGRETCLEQREKHLDGRETCLEQREKHLDGRETCLEQREKHLDGRETCLEQREKHLDGRETCLEQREKHLDGRETCLEQREKHLDGRETCLEQREKHLDGRETCLEQREKHLDGRETCLEQREKHLDERDIRSDRKELYLQQRDKRLDERETRLERREKCLDEKETRLPERDLRLLEREKHLERTERTWLYERESTQAKSALRERWKELRQRGGEQRESETEEKRTLQNLLLKKRPVAEAQFVGSAVKFMPGISSPVAFPIPPIRRRESIGEPPSCKSIFCQNLSHCSLFRCLDLTLLPLKGDSSDFSHFFA; from the exons atggaagagagagaaaaaatcttagaggaaagagagaagctTCTGAATCGGAAAGAAATGAATTTACGGGAAAGAGAAAAGCATCTGGATGGGAGGGAGACCTGTttggaacagagagaaaagcatcTGGATGGGAGGGAGACCTGTttggaacagagagaaaagcatcTGGATGGGAGGGAGACCTGTttggaacagagagaaaaacatctggATGGGAGGGAGACCTGTttggaacagagagaaaagcatcTGGATGGGAGGGAGACCTGTttggaacagagagaaaaacatctggATGGGAGGGAGACCTGTttggaacagagagaaaaacatctggATGGGAGGGAGACCTGTttggaacagagagaaaaacatctggATGGGAGGGAGACCTGTttggaacagagagaaaaacatctggATGGGAGGGAGACCTGTttggaacagagagaaaaacatctggATGGGAGGGAGACCTGTttggaacagagagaaaagcatcTGGATGGGAGGGAGACCTGTttggaacagagagaaaaacatctggATGGGAGGGAGACCTGTttggaacagagagaaaagcatcTGGATGAAAGAGATATTCGCTCAGACAGGAAAGAGCTCTATTTACAACAGAGAGATAAGCGTCTGGATGAAAGAGAGACCCGTTTGGAACGAAGAGAAAAGTGTTTGGATGAAAAAGAGACTCGTCTGCCAGAAAGAGATCTTCGTttgttggagagagagaagcatctggagagaacagagagaacatggCTCTATGAAAGAGAAAGTACTCAGGCAAAATCAGCCctgagagagaggtggaaagagTTGCGACAGAGGggaggagagcagagagagagtgaaactgAAGAGAAAAGGACACTACAGAATCTACTGTTGAAGAAACGCCCTGTTGCAGAAGCTCAGTTTGTGGGATCAGCAGTAAAGTTTATGCCTG GAATAAGTTCTCCAGTTGCCTTCCCGATACCTCCCATCAGAAGAAGAGAAAGTATTGGTGAACCTCCAAGCTGTAAGTCAATATTCTGTCAGAATTTGAGTCATTGTTCATTGTTTAGGTGTCTGGATTTAACATTGTTACCATTAAAGGGTGATTCCAGTgacttttctcatttttttgcataa
- the LOC108413644 gene encoding microtubule-associated protein 1A-like isoform X2: MEEREKILEEREKLLNRKEMNLREREKHLDGRETCLEQREKHLDGRETCLEQREKHLDGRETCLEQREKHLDGRETCLEQREKHLDGRETCLEQREKHLDGRETCLEQREKHLDGRETCLEQREKHLDGRETCLEQREKHLDGRETCLEQREKHLDGRETCLEQREKHLDGRETCLEQREKHLDGRETCLEQREKHLDERDIRSDRKELYLQQRDKRLDERETRLERREKCLDEKETRLPERDLRLLEREKHLERTERTWLYERESTQAKSALRERWKELRQRGGEQRESETEEKRTLQNLLLKKRPVAEAQFVGSAVKFMPGISSPVAFPIPPIRRRESIGEPPSLGKEKSPPNPEESATKPDPGTQS; encoded by the exons atggaagagagagaaaaaatcttagaggaaagagagaagctTCTGAATCGGAAAGAAATGAATTTACGGGAAAGAGAAAAGCATCTGGATGGGAGGGAGACCTGTttggaacagagagaaaagcatcTGGATGGGAGGGAGACCTGTttggaacagagagaaaagcatcTGGATGGGAGGGAGACCTGTttggaacagagagaaaaacatctggATGGGAGGGAGACCTGTttggaacagagagaaaagcatcTGGATGGGAGGGAGACCTGTttggaacagagagaaaaacatctggATGGGAGGGAGACCTGTttggaacagagagaaaaacatctggATGGGAGGGAGACCTGTttggaacagagagaaaaacatctggATGGGAGGGAGACCTGTttggaacagagagaaaaacatctggATGGGAGGGAGACCTGTttggaacagagagaaaaacatctggATGGGAGGGAGACCTGTttggaacagagagaaaagcatcTGGATGGGAGGGAGACCTGTttggaacagagagaaaaacatctggATGGGAGGGAGACCTGTttggaacagagagaaaagcatcTGGATGAAAGAGATATTCGCTCAGACAGGAAAGAGCTCTATTTACAACAGAGAGATAAGCGTCTGGATGAAAGAGAGACCCGTTTGGAACGAAGAGAAAAGTGTTTGGATGAAAAAGAGACTCGTCTGCCAGAAAGAGATCTTCGTttgttggagagagagaagcatctggagagaacagagagaacatggCTCTATGAAAGAGAAAGTACTCAGGCAAAATCAGCCctgagagagaggtggaaagagTTGCGACAGAGGggaggagagcagagagagagtgaaactgAAGAGAAAAGGACACTACAGAATCTACTGTTGAAGAAACGCCCTGTTGCAGAAGCTCAGTTTGTGGGATCAGCAGTAAAGTTTATGCCTG GAATAAGTTCTCCAGTTGCCTTCCCGATACCTCCCATCAGAAGAAGAGAAAGTATTGGTGAACCTCCAAGCT TGGGGAAAGAAAAAAGCCCACCAAATCCAGAGGAATCTGCGACCAAACCTGACCCTGGCACCCAGAGCTGA